The DNA window CCAGTGTGACAGTCTTTTGTTAGGCGATAAATGCGGAGCTCATACGTTCCCATATATGGATATTCATAATGAAACAGCAATCGTAGAACACGAAGCTACTACATCAAAGATTAGTGAAGATCAGCTGTTTTACTGTAATCAGAGAGGTATCTCTACAGAAGATGCAATTGGTTTGATTGTAAATGGATATGCAAAAGAAGTAATTAATAAACTTCCGATGGAGTTTGCTGTAGAAGCACAAAAGTTACTGCAGGTTTCTTTGGAAGGTTCAGTTGGATAAATAAAAAATAAAAATAATATGCTCGAGATAAAAGATTTGCATGCCAGTATTAACGGCAAAGAGATATTAAAGGGTATAAACCTGACAGTGAAACCAGGAGAGGTTCACGCCATTATGGGACCCAACGGATCAGGAAAAAGTACATTGTCGTCTGTATTGACTGGTAATCCTGCTTTTGAAGTTACTAAAGGTTCAGTTAGCTTCTACGGAAAAAATCTGTTGGAACTTCCTCCGGAAGACCGTAGTCGTGAAGGTATCTTCCTTAGTTTCCAGTATCCGGTAGAGATTCCGGGTGTAAGTATGGTAAACTTTATGCGTACTGCTGTAAATGAACATCGTAAATACAAAGGTCAGCCTTCTCTTACTGCCAGCGAATTTCTGAAACTGATGCGTGAAAAACGCGCGGTTGTTGAACTGGATACTAAATTGGCAAACCGTTCAGTAAACGAAGGGTTCAGTGGAGGTGAGAAGAAAAGAAATGAAATATTCCAGATGGCTATGCTGGAACCACGCTTGTCTATCCTTGACGAAACAGACAGTGGACTTGATATTGATGCTCTTCGCATTGTGGCTAACGGAGTAAACCTATTGAAGACTCCGGAAAACTCTACAATTGTGATTACTCACTATCAACGATTGCTCGACTACATCAAACCGGATATTGTACATGTGCTTTATCAGGGAAAGATTGTAAAAACTGCCGGACCGGAATTAGCTCTTGAACTTGAAGAAAAGGGTTATGACTGGATTAAGAAAGAACTGGGAGAATAAATAATTAATTTGTCCACATTCCATTTGGAGTGCAGACAATTAACATATAAGATTATGGTAGAACAACAATATATCGACCTCTTTTCTCAGTGTGAAGGGATGATTTGTTCACACAGTGCCGAAGCTCTGAACGCAAGACGTGCAGATGCTTTTGCCGACTTTGAACGATTAGGCTTACCCACCCAAAAACTGGAAGATTATAAATATACCGATGTAAGCGAAGCCTTTGCTCCGAACTACGGACTGAATCTGAACCGTCTGGAAATACCGGTTAATCCGTATGAAGTATTTAAATGTGATGTGCCCAACATGAGTACCTCACTTTACTTCGTGGTTAATGATGCTTTCTACTCCAAAGAACAACCAAAAGTAGAATTACCGGAAGGTGTATTGATGGGTAGTCTGAAAGAGATGGCTGAAGCTCATCCTGAATTGGTAAGCAAATACTATGGTAAGCTGGCTAAAACTTCGGAAGATGGAATAACAGCTTTCAATACAACCTTTGTGCAAGATGGAGTTTTCTTTTATGTACCTAAAGGGGTAGTAATGGATCGCACCATCCAGTTGGTGAATATCCTTAGGGGAGACGTGGACTTTATGGTCAATCGTCGTGTTCTTGTGGTACTTGAAGACGGTGCACAAGCCAAACTGCTGGTTTGCGACCATGCACAGGATCAGGTGAACTTCCTCACTACTCAGGTTATCGAGGTTTTTGCAGGCAAGGATTCCGTTTTCGATATGTATGAACTTGAAGAAACACATATTGCCAGTACAAGAATATCTAACTGTTATGTTCGTCAGGAAGCGGGTTCCAATCTTCTTCTTAACGGAATGACACTGCATAACGGTACTACACGCAACCGTACCCACGTTTTACTGGCAGGAGAACATGCCGAGATAAACCTTTGCGGTATGGCTATTGCCGACAAGAATCAACATGTAGACAATCATACATTTATTGATCATGCAGTTTCTAACTGTACCAGCAACGAACTCTTCAAGTATGTTCTTGATGATGAATCTCGTGGAGCTTTTGCCGGAAAAGTATTGGTGCGCAAGGATGCACAGAAAACATTCTCACAACAAACCAACCGGAATCTATGTATAACCAAAGAAGCCAGGATGTTTACTCAGCCGCAGCTGGAGATTTATGCCGATGATGTGAAGTGTGGTCACGGAGCAACAGTGGGACAACTGGACGAGGGTGCACTTTTCTATATGCAGGCTCGTGGTATCTCACAAAGAGAAGCCCGCTTGCTGCTGATGTTTGCTTTCGTCAATGAAGTGGTAGATAATATCCGGATAGATGTTTTGAAAGAACGTTTACATATGCTTATTGAGAAACGCTTCCGTGGTGAATTGAGTAAATGCGTAGGTTGCAGAGGATGTCAATAAACTCATCCATTTAATAAATAGTAATTCAATGATCAATATAGAATCTATTCGCCAGGACTTCCCAATTCTTCAACGTGAAGTGTATGGTAAGCCGCTTATATATTTCGATAACGGAGCTACTACTCAGAAACCTCGCTGTATGGTTGAGTCAATTACAGAACAATATTATTCTGTAAATGCCAATGTGCACCGTGGAGTTCATTTCCTTAGTCAGCAGGCTACAGAATTGCATGAAGGTTCACGTAAAACTGTTCAGCAGTTTATCAATGCCCGTAGTACAAACGAGATTATATTTACCCGTGGTACAACGGAGTCTATCAACCTTTTGGCATTTAGCTTTGGGGAAGAATTCTGCAGTGAAGGGGATGAGATTATAATCTCAGTCATGGAACATCACAGTAATATCGTTCCCTGGCAAATGCTTGCAGCCCGCAAAGGAATTACCATAAAGGTTATCCCAATCAATGAAAAGGGCGAACTGCTGATGGATGAGTATAAGTCGTTCTTCTCAGAACGTACAAAGCTTGTTTCCATTGCTCATGTATCCAATGTACTTGGAACAATCAATCCGGTGAAAGAGATGATTGCTTTTGCTCACGAACATGGTGTTCCTGTTCTTGTAGACGGAGCTCAGTCGGTTCCACACATGAAAGTAGATGTGCAAGATCTGGATGCAGATTTTTATGCCTTTTCGGGGCATAAGATATATGGCCCTACCGGTGTAGGTGTGCTTTACGGAAAAGAAGAATGGCTCGATAAACTTCCCCCATATCAGGGAGGAGGAGAGAT is part of the uncultured Bacteroides sp. genome and encodes:
- the sufC gene encoding Fe-S cluster assembly ATPase SufC; amino-acid sequence: MLEIKDLHASINGKEILKGINLTVKPGEVHAIMGPNGSGKSTLSSVLTGNPAFEVTKGSVSFYGKNLLELPPEDRSREGIFLSFQYPVEIPGVSMVNFMRTAVNEHRKYKGQPSLTASEFLKLMREKRAVVELDTKLANRSVNEGFSGGEKKRNEIFQMAMLEPRLSILDETDSGLDIDALRIVANGVNLLKTPENSTIVITHYQRLLDYIKPDIVHVLYQGKIVKTAGPELALELEEKGYDWIKKELGE
- the sufD gene encoding Fe-S cluster assembly protein SufD → MMVEQQYIDLFSQCEGMICSHSAEALNARRADAFADFERLGLPTQKLEDYKYTDVSEAFAPNYGLNLNRLEIPVNPYEVFKCDVPNMSTSLYFVVNDAFYSKEQPKVELPEGVLMGSLKEMAEAHPELVSKYYGKLAKTSEDGITAFNTTFVQDGVFFYVPKGVVMDRTIQLVNILRGDVDFMVNRRVLVVLEDGAQAKLLVCDHAQDQVNFLTTQVIEVFAGKDSVFDMYELEETHIASTRISNCYVRQEAGSNLLLNGMTLHNGTTRNRTHVLLAGEHAEINLCGMAIADKNQHVDNHTFIDHAVSNCTSNELFKYVLDDESRGAFAGKVLVRKDAQKTFSQQTNRNLCITKEARMFTQPQLEIYADDVKCGHGATVGQLDEGALFYMQARGISQREARLLLMFAFVNEVVDNIRIDVLKERLHMLIEKRFRGELSKCVGCRGCQ
- a CDS encoding cysteine desulfurase, producing MINIESIRQDFPILQREVYGKPLIYFDNGATTQKPRCMVESITEQYYSVNANVHRGVHFLSQQATELHEGSRKTVQQFINARSTNEIIFTRGTTESINLLAFSFGEEFCSEGDEIIISVMEHHSNIVPWQMLAARKGITIKVIPINEKGELLMDEYKSFFSERTKLVSIAHVSNVLGTINPVKEMIAFAHEHGVPVLVDGAQSVPHMKVDVQDLDADFYAFSGHKIYGPTGVGVLYGKEEWLDKLPPYQGGGEMIQTVSFEKTTFNELPYKFEAGTPDYVGTTALAVSLDYISKIGIEEIAAYEHELTTYAMNRLKTIEGMRIFGEADQKGSVISFLVGDIHHFDMGTLLDRLGIAVRTGHHCAQPLMQTLGIEGTVRASFGLYNTKEEVDALVAGIERVRKMF